TTCAACAGAACCATCAGCATTTTTTACCAGCCAGGTCCAGGAAGAACCAAAGTTGTTAACGGCCATGTCATTGAATTTGGCAACAAATTCATCAAAGGAACCAAAAGCCTTGTTAATAGCTTCAGCCAGTTCACCGGCTGGTTGGCCGCCACCGTCAGGGCTTAGACAGTTCCAGTAGAAGGTGTGGTTCCAGGTTTGGGCTGCATTATTGAAAATACCGCCTTCTGAAGTTTTGATGATCTCTTCAAGGGTTTTGCTTTCCAGTTCGGTGCCTTTAACCAGGCCGTTGAGTTTCACAACGTAGGTGTTGTGATGCTTGCCATAGTGATAGTCCAGTGTTTCTTCGGAAATATGAGGAACGAGGGCATCGCGAGCGTATGGCAGTGCAGGCAATTCAAAAGCCATGTTAATCTCTCCACGTAATTTTGTATGAATAAGAATCAATTTTAATCTGAAGTTTCGTAGGGGCGATATTACCATCAGTATTCATACGAATCTATATAGGTATCTGGATGTTTTTTGAGAAAAGCATTTCATTTAACAATATTGAAAACAGTGTTTATTTTGAGCTGTGTCTCTTGGGACTGAAGAACCTTTCTTCTAAAATGGCGTGATTGATTCTGGATGGATAACCCATGAGAGATGATGACAAGAAAATAGAGGCTGTTCCTGAATTATCCATTTCGGCGGACGAGCGCCCGGAGCGCCGTCAGTCAAAAGGGACTGCCAGAAAGCCTGAAGCACCAAAGGCACAAGCGTCAAAGGAGCAAGCGTCAAAGGAGCAAGCGTCAACGGTAGCAAAGAAAGCTGGCACCGGTATGACCTGGTTTTTGCTGGTACTGGTAGCCGCTTTGGGAGGCACTGGTGCCTGGCAGTTTTATGAGATGCAGCAGGCGCTTGAGGATACCCGTGTACAGTTGCAACATGCCAGAGATAGCCTGAGTCAAGTAACGGGCGAGGTGTCAGCCACAGGAAAAAATCTGAATCAGAGCGATTCTTCTATTCGCTCTGAGCTGAAGGTTGTGAATTCCGAGATCCGCAAGCTTTGGGATATATCCAACAAGCGTAACCGGCAGTGGATTCTGATCAATAAGGATAATGTGGTGAAAGCCACTAAACAGGCGGATAGCGCAGCGACTGAGGCTGACAAGGCAAACAAGGCCATTACCGGCCTGAGCAAGGAACTAAAGGATGCCAACCAGAGTCTGAAGACTATGAATTCCGAACAGGTAGCTGCACAATCTGAAGTCACGATCAATCTTCAGGCACTGCGCAAGCAGTTGGAAGCATTACAGTCGCAGCTGGCACAGCAGAAAAAACAGAATGCTGAGCTGGAGCAGCGTATCAGGAATCAGTCTGAAGCCGTGAAATCTATGGACAACTTCCGTCAGCAGGTTAATCGTAAGATTCATCAGCTGGAAGAGACGGTTCGTGAGTTTACCCAGCCACCTGAACAGGGACTGGGGTTGGAATAGCGGAAGGTCTTCACCTGTAAAACAGAGGCCTTTCAGGATGAAAGGCCAATTTACGGACGCTTAGGACCGGCAGGGTTCTAAGCTTAAAATACGATAAAAGGATAGACGTAGGTAAGTAATGTCCAGAGTATATCGTTCTTTTATACGGCTGACTCCGGTCATGTTGTCACTGGTTTTAACAGGATGTTCCTGGTTGAACTGGTTCAGCGAAGACAAGTCTGACAGCCATCGCAAGGATGCCAGGGCAGAAGCCAGTAAGGGTTGGGATTACAGTCGGGAGTGGCAATTCTCCGGTCTGCCTGACTCCATCGCACATGTCTTTGCAAGTCCGGTGCAGCTGAGGGGGCAGTGTCACTTCTCCCCCCAAATGTTGCAGACGCTAAATGACCGAAGCCAGAAAGGGGTGCTTCTGCCAGTGCTTAAAGTGGCTCAACAGCACACACTGGCCCCGGATTTTGAAGCCAGTGTTCCTCTTTATAAATCCCTTGGTAATCACCTGAAGCTGGCACCGGCTGGCACCAGTCTGGAGTTTTTTCAGACATTGCTGGCCAGTGTGGAGCATGCCTGCCCAGAGAATGCGACCCGGAAGATTGATAGCTGTGTGCTAAAAGACTGGATCAGTATGGGAGGGCTGTTCGGCAGTGACAGCCTTTACGACTGGGATCGTTTAGACCAATGGGTGAAGTCCCATGATTCAGTGGGGTATCTTCT
Above is a genomic segment from Endozoicomonas euniceicola containing:
- the sodB gene encoding superoxide dismutase [Fe]; translated protein: MAFELPALPYARDALVPHISEETLDYHYGKHHNTYVVKLNGLVKGTELESKTLEEIIKTSEGGIFNNAAQTWNHTFYWNCLSPDGGGQPAGELAEAINKAFGSFDEFVAKFNDMAVNNFGSSWTWLVKNADGSVEIVNTSNAANPLTTDQKPLLTCDLWEHAYYIDYRNVRPDYLKAFWALVNWDFAQANYA
- a CDS encoding coiled-coil domain-containing protein, which encodes MRDDDKKIEAVPELSISADERPERRQSKGTARKPEAPKAQASKEQASKEQASTVAKKAGTGMTWFLLVLVAALGGTGAWQFYEMQQALEDTRVQLQHARDSLSQVTGEVSATGKNLNQSDSSIRSELKVVNSEIRKLWDISNKRNRQWILINKDNVVKATKQADSAATEADKANKAITGLSKELKDANQSLKTMNSEQVAAQSEVTINLQALRKQLEALQSQLAQQKKQNAELEQRIRNQSEAVKSMDNFRQQVNRKIHQLEETVREFTQPPEQGLGLE